One stretch of Cygnus olor isolate bCygOlo1 chromosome 1, bCygOlo1.pri.v2, whole genome shotgun sequence DNA includes these proteins:
- the TMEM52B gene encoding transmembrane protein 52B, translating to MHSLVMICFVLECFLWFPQVRGEEGCLNAEFCSGTEWVRLWYIWLVVVIGGLLLLCGLVSVCMRCCFHCHQGGDESGPQPYEVTVIAFDHDSTLQNTITSLHSVFGPAARRILAVAHSHNTVQGTSPLSASDTPPVYEEALHMSRFTVAKAGQKATDVDPVPKAKLQTSAEIKDAQPALPGR from the exons ATGCATAGCCTTGTCATgatctgctttgttttagagTGTTTCTTATGG tTTCCCCAAGTGAGGGGCGAGGAAGGGTGTCTCAATGCTGAATT CTGTTCAGGTACAGAGTGGGTCCGTCTGTGGTATATCTG GCTGGTGGTTGTGATTGGTGGACTGCTTCTTCTGTGTGGCCTGGTTTCTGTCTGCATGAGATGCTGTTTTCATTGCCATCAAGGAGGGGATGAATCAGGTCCTCAGCCCTACGAGGTCACCGTCATTGCTTTTGATCATGACAGCACCCTCCAGAACACCATTACCT CTCTCCATTCGGTGTTTGGACCTGCTGCCAGGAGAATACTAGCAGTGGCACACTCCCATAACACTGTGCAGGGAACATCACCCCTCTCGGCGTCAGACACCCCTCCAGTCTACGAGGAAGCTCTGCACATGAGCAGGTTCACAGTCGCCAAGGCCGGGCAGAAAGCGACAGATGTGGATCCAGTGCccaaagcaaaactgcaaaCATCTGCTGAGATCAAGGATGCCCAGCCAGCCCTCCCAGGACGCTAG
- the LOC121073615 gene encoding C-type lectin domain family 12 member A-like has translation MEQIHSCFTVIQVILVCPAVRERDENFTLQKAIMENLSQQLEHLQAQNLNLSETVKQLATSRGTYWWEEGDSTSCCAVLALSYQQLSHCMEKKKSTPALHLIRSCCFSVIERLCTALVILQKSTRLEETAIADKADQVLFCFQGYKCTPCPETWLQYGENCYYFSKEWKTWQESKARCSALESRFLKIESFRSKKSAQVLS, from the exons ATGGAACAAATTCATTCTTGTTTCACTGTCATTCAAGTCATCCTGGTCTGCCCTGCTGTGCGTGAAAGGGATGAAAACTTCACCCTGCAAAAGGCAATTATGGAAAACCTCAGCCAGCAGTTGGAACACCTCCAGGCTCAGAATTTGAACTTGTCAGAAACTGTAAAGCAACTTGCCACCTCCAGAGGTACATACTGGTGGGAAGAAGGTGATTCCACCTCATG TTGTGCTGTACTAGCACTCTCCTACCAGCAGTTATCCCATtgcatggagaagaaaaagagtacCCCAGCACTCCATCTCATT AGGagttgctgcttctctgtgatAGAGAGGCTGTGCACTGCTCTTGTGATCTTGCAGAAATCCACTAGACTAGAAGAGACTGCCATCGCTGACAAAGCTGATCaggtgctgttttgttttcaaggataTAAATGTACTCCTTGTCCTGAGACCTGGCTGCAGTATGGGGAGAACTGTTACTACTTTTCAAAGGAATGGAAAACTTGGCAAGAAAGCAAGGCTCGGTGCTCTGCTCTGGAGTCCAGATTTCTCAAGATAGAGA gttTCAGATCCAAGAAGTCAGCTCAAGTCCTTTCCTAG